The Anolis carolinensis isolate JA03-04 chromosome 2, rAnoCar3.1.pri, whole genome shotgun sequence genome has a window encoding:
- the LOC134296840 gene encoding zinc finger protein 271-like → METSLSKSHTGEKRHNCKDCGKCFIRRSSLAKHQLTHTGEKPYKCVECGKSFSQSGNLHTHQRTHTGEKPHTCMECGKSFSQSGDLRTHQRTHTGEKPHTCMECGKSFSQSGHLRIHQRMHTGEKPHKCMECGKSFSESGNLRSHQRTHTGEKPHTCMECGKRFSESGHLCIHQRMHTGERPHTCMECGKSFSESRNLRSHQRTHTGEKPHTCMECGKSFSKSGHLRIHQRIHTGEKPHTCMECGKSFSQSGDLRTHQRIHTGEKPHTCMECGKSFSKSGHLRIHQRIHTGEKPHTCMECGKSFSQSGNLRTHQRTHTGEKPHKCMECGKSFSQSGDLRTHQRIHTGEKPHTCMECGKSFSQSGNLHTHQRTHTGEKPHKCMECGNSFSESGHLRIHQRTHTGEKPHTCMECGKSFSQSGNLHTHQRTHTGEKPHKCMECGKSFSQSGSLRTHQRMHTGERPHTCMECGKSFSQSGSLRTHQRMHTGEKPHTCMECGKNFSNSSNLRTHQKIHTGEKPHK, encoded by the coding sequence atggaaacttcattgtcaaaatcacacacaggggagaagcgacataattgtaaggactgtgggaaatgtttcattaggagaagttctcttgctaaacatcaactaactcacacaggagagaagccatataaatgtgtggaatgtggaaagagcttcagtcagagtggaaatctacacacccatcaaaggactcacacaggggagaagccacatacatgcatggaatgtggaaagagcttcagtcagagtggagatctacgcacccatcaaaggactcacacaggggagaagccacatacatgcatggaatgtggaaagagcttcagtcagagtggacatctgcgtatccatcaaaggatgcacacaggagagaagccacataaatgcatggaatgtggaaagagcttcagtgagagtggaaatctacgcagccatcaaaggactcacacaggggagaagccacatacatgcatggaatgtggaaagagattcagtgagagtggacatctgtgtatccatcaaaggatgcacacaggagagaggccacatacatgcatggaatgtggaaagagcttcagtgagagtagAAATCTACGCagccatcaaaggactcacacaggggagaagccacatacatgcatggaatgtggaaagagcttcagtaagagtggacatctgcgtatccatcaaaggatacacacaggagagaagccacatacatgcatggaatgtggaaagagcttcagtcagagtggagatctacgcacccatcaaaggatccacacaggggagaagccacatacatgcatggaatgtggaaagagcttcagtaagagtggacatctgcgtatccatcaaaggatacacacaggagagaagccacatacatgcatggaatgtggaaagagcttcagtcagagtggaaatctacgcacccatcaaaggactcacacaggggagaagccacataaatgcatggaatgtggaaagagcttcagtcagagtggagatctacgcacccatcaaaggattcacacaggggagaagccacatacatgcatggaatgtggaaagagcttcagtcagagtggaaatctacacacccatcaaaggactcacacaggggagaagccacataaatgcatggaatgtggaaacagcttcagtgagagtggacatctgcgtatccatcaaaggactcacacaggggagaagccacatacatgcatggaatgtggaaagagcttcagtcagagtggaaatctacacacccatcaaaggactcacacaggggagaagccacataaatgcatggaatgtggaaagagcttcagtcagagtggaagtctacgcacccatcaaaggatgcacacaggagagaggccacatacatgcatggaatgtggaaagagcttcagtcagagtggaagtctacgcacccatcaaaggatgcacacaggagagaagccacatacatgcatggaatgtggaaagaacttcagtaacagttcgaatcttcgtacccatcaaaagattcacacaggagagaagccacataaatag